In Xiphias gladius isolate SHS-SW01 ecotype Sanya breed wild chromosome 16, ASM1685928v1, whole genome shotgun sequence, a genomic segment contains:
- the si:dkey-69o16.5 gene encoding alpha-aspartyl dipeptidase: MKRRLLLVSNSTLHGSGYLDHCQQQISHFFGRDVERVLFVPYALHDRDTYTKTARDKFKTLGYEVDGIHEASDPVDAVRKAEGIFIGGGNTFRLLKSLYDSEVVTEIRRRVLEDGVPYMGSSAGTNVATISINTTNDMPIVYPPSFSAIGLVPFNINPHYLDPDLHSRHMGETREQRITQYLEEPDTPCVLGLREGSMLLVEGNKATLLGTTKARFFTRGKPSVEYDPGSDLSFLLTDAP, translated from the exons ATGAAGAGGAGACTCCTGCTGGTGTCCAACTCCACCCTGCACGGCAGCGGCTACCTGGACCACTGTCAGCAGCAAATCTCACACTTCTTCGGAAG agacGTGGAGAGGGTGCTGTTCGTTCCCTACGCTCTCCATGACAGAGATACCTACACCAAAACCGCCAGGGACAAGTTCAAGACTCtgg GTTATGAGGTGGACGGCATCCACGAGGCCTCGGACCCGGTCGACGCCGTCAGGAAGGCTGAGGGCATTTTTATAG gagGAGGTAACACTTTCCGGCTGCTGAAGAGCCTCTACGACAGCGAGGTGGTGACAGAGATCAGGAGGCGAGTGCTCGAG GATGGTGTTCCCTACATGGGCTCCAGTGCCGGCACCAACGTGGCCACCATCAGCATCAACACCACCAACGACATGCCCATCGTCTACCCTCCGTCCTTCTCCGCCATCGGCCTCGTCCCCTTCAACATCAACCCGCACTACCTCGACCCCGACCTCCACAGCCGCCACATGGGG GAGACCAGAGAGCAGAGGATCACCCAGTACCTCGAAGAACCTGATACTCCATGTGTCCTG ggTCTGAGGGAGGGGTCCATGCTGCTGGTGGAGGGAAACAAAGCCACGCTACTGGGAACCACCAAGGCCAGATTCTTCACCAG gggAAAGCCCTCGGTGGAGTACGACCCGGGCAGCGACCTGAGCTTCCTGCTGACAGACGCTCCCTGA